The DNA region CCTCGCGGACGGCGCGCGAGCCGCCGATCCTGACCTGCTCGTCGGCCGGTGTGCGCACAGTCGTCTTGCCGCGCAACGTACGGAGGAACGAGATGCCCTCACGGTCGGCCATCGCCGCCACGAGCCGGGCGGTCTGGTTGGCGTCGGAGGGCGCCAGCACGGTCGAGCCGTGGATCGCGCGGAACGACGCGATGTCCTCCAGCGCCATCTGCGACGGGCCGTCCTCACCGATCGAGACGCCGGCGTGCGAGCCGGACAGCCGCAGGCTCGCCTGCGAGATCGCGGCCATGCGTATGAAGTCGTACGCCCGGGAGAAGAACGCCGCGAACGACGAGGCGTACGGCACCCAGCCGCGCACCTGCATGCCGACCGCCGCGGCGATCATCTGCTGCTCGGCGATGAACATCTCGAAGTAGCGGTCCTTGTGCGCCTCGCGGAACAGCTCGGAGTGGGTGGAGTTGGAGACCTCGCCGTCCAGCGCCACGACATCTCCCCGCATGGAGCCGAGTGCCGCCAGGGCTTCTCCGTACGCCTGGCGCGTCGCCACCTTCTCGCCCACGTCCCAGGACGGAAGGTGCCCGCCGGAGGTGTCGAAGACGTGCGGCTTCGCATCCTCGGGCCGCCTCAGCCGCACCGAGATGTCGCGTTCGCCGCCGAGCTCCTCGATGGCGGCCTCCGGCTCGTCGAGCGGCTTGCCGTGCTTGCCGGGCTGGTCCTCGACCGCCCTGACGCCCTTGCCCTTCTTCGTCTTGGCGATGATGACGGTCGGGCGCCCGGTGGTGGCGAGGGCCTCGTCGTAGGCGGCCTTGATGGCGTTCACGTCGTGACCGTCGACGGTGATCGCGTGCCAGCCGAACGCCTCGGCGCGGGCCTTGTAGCTGTCGAGATCCCAGCCGACCATCGTCTCCCGCGTCTGGCCGAGCCGG from Actinopolymorpha sp. NPDC004070 includes:
- a CDS encoding transketolase; the encoded protein is MRASSDRFTELGQQLRVDSVRASAAAGSGHPTSSMSAADLMAVLIDGGYLAWNVDHLKDPANDHLIFSKGHASPLYYSLLKATGIIDDAELLTFRKLGSRLEGHPTPNIPPTDVATGSLGQGLPIAVGIALAGRRLDRLPYRVWCLCGDSEMAEGSIWEAFEHAGFNGLDNLTAIIDVNRLGQTRETMVGWDLDSYKARAEAFGWHAITVDGHDVNAIKAAYDEALATTGRPTVIIAKTKKGKGVRAVEDQPGKHGKPLDEPEAAIEELGGERDISVRLRRPEDAKPHVFDTSGGHLPSWDVGEKVATRQAYGEALAALGSMRGDVVALDGEVSNSTHSELFREAHKDRYFEMFIAEQQMIAAAVGMQVRGWVPYASSFAAFFSRAYDFIRMAAISQASLRLSGSHAGVSIGEDGPSQMALEDIASFRAIHGSTVLAPSDANQTARLVAAMADREGISFLRTLRGKTTVRTPADEQVRIGGSRAVREGNSVAIVACGVTVDEAVEAAEILAGEGIEARVVDAYSVKPIDAPAIQAAARECGRIFTVEDHWAEGGLGDAVLDALAETDQSPPVHKLAVRKMPGSGTPAELLHEAGIDADCIADAVRTHVRPTDQEAK